One Leishmania panamensis strain MHOM/PA/94/PSC-1 chromosome 24 sequence genomic region harbors:
- a CDS encoding RNA methyltransferase, putative (TriTrypDB/GeneDB-style sysID: LpmP.24.1630) codes for MFGLSRCCLRYAPRRPPGFGAVAGGGSRPHRTGAPAPRQYDERAAASAETAEAEVVAASTSTWENAKRAAADLPGRAQISPPQPKPYRAAASTVSPPQQLRVLAKPVVLKDVQDIYAVTPTQEVRGQQLWAATKALRSNKLVRKVNAACVVGGASAIQRIWRTYKIRPNVVYVPNTTSVVPAWCLEEELPTVIVRCSPVAVKRHLLSAEYSDGYAAEFPLPVNCVTEATALLAPPPKSAQSETAVPSTSDALPSLSEKPSATVPQVARPLDNAFSHHALEAMLVLVGLRIPSNVGTLLRAAADMGYDAVVLVNCADPTQEKVLRASDGTVLSPALRIYETETTEQACVSLLSSIAAQHYLMPFLAVPSQEVEPAFEVAKRFHVYNARNKEAAASPVSRGAAAGHSDDLSAPSPPQLGAMVILGSEARGLRDLNGKWGVPYQLVTLPLPNPMVDSFNVSVAGSVLMHLFRPSAVSHFTRLVALSGEAVGDLLPTPVADDDESDEHEGVDGEDAEASGF; via the coding sequence ATGTTCGGCCTCTCGCGTTGTTGCCTGCGATATGCGCCACGGCGACCGCCGGGGTTCGGTGCAGTCGCTGGAGGTGGGAGTCGGCCACATCGCACAggcgcgccggcgccacgGCAATACGATGAACGGGCAGCTGCGAGCGCAGAGACGGCGGAAGCCGAGGTtgttgccgcctccacctcgacaTGGGAGAACGCCAAgcgtgcagccgcagacCTCCCCGGCAGAGCTCAAATATCGCCCCCGCAACCGAAGCCCTAccgcgcagctgcctctACAGTGTCGCCCCCTCAACAGCTCCGTGTGCTTGCCAAGCCGGTGGTGCTCAAGGACGTGCAGGACATATATGCCGTCACGCCAACCCAGGAAGTGCgggggcagcagctgtgggcAGCCACGAAGGCGCTGCGCTCCAACAAACTTGTGCGCAAGGTGAATGCGGCCTGCGTCGTCGGAGGCGCCAGCGCGATTCAACGTATCTGGCGCACGTACAAGATCCGACCGAACGTGGTGTATGTGCCGAACACTACCTCTGTAGTGCCGGCGTGGTgcctcgaggaggagctgccgACAGTGATTGTGCGCTGCTCGCCTGTGGCAGTAAAGCGACACCTGTTGAGTGCTGAGTACAGCGACGGCTACGCTGCCGAGTTTCCGCTACCCGTGAACTGCGTCACAGAGGCCACAGCACTGCTGGCCCCACCACCAAAGTCGGCCCAGAGTGAAACCGCAGTGCCAAGCACAAGCGACGCGTTACCATCGCTGTCCGAGAAGCCCTCGGCGACCGTACCGCAGGTAGCTCGGCCCTTGGACAACGCCTTCAGCCACCACGCTCTGGAAGCCATGCTTGTGTTGGTGGGGTTGCGCATCCCCAGCAACGTTGGTACTCTGttgcgtgcagctgcagatATGGGCTACGATgctgtcgtcctcgtcaACTGCGCCGACCCGACGcaggagaaggtgctgcgggcAAGCGATGGCACCGTGCTGAGTCCGGCTCTGCGCATCTACGAGACGGAGACGACGGAACaggcgtgcgtgtcgctgctctcgAGCATCGCGGCGCAGCATTACCTCATGCCATTTTTGGCGGTGCCGTCGCAGGAGGTCGAACCTGCCTTCGAGGTAGCGAAGCGCTTCCACGTGTATAACGCCAGAAACAAGGAAGCGGCCGCGTCTCCGGTCAGtagaggtgcagcggcgggtCACAGTGACGACCTCTCCgctccttcgccaccgcagctgggCGCAATGGTCATCCTCGGCTCGGAGGCGCGGGGGCTGCGCGATCTGAACGGCAAGTGGGGCGTACCGTACCAGCTGGTGACGCTGCCCCTACCCAACCCGATGGTGGACTCGTTCAACGTGAGTGTAGCTGGGTCAGTGCTGATGCATCTCTTTCGCCCCAGCGCGGTGTCGCACTTCACACGACTCGTAGCGCTCTCGGGAGAAGCGGTCGGCGATTTGTTACCTACACCGGTGGCAGATGATGATGAGAGCGATGAACACGAGGGAGTGGACGGAGAAGATGCAGAGGCAAGTGGCTTCTAG
- a CDS encoding hypothetical protein (TriTrypDB/GeneDB-style sysID: LpmP.24.1640) codes for MLRPTHLSRLVTSGTVAVTPSCWTTKPAGWYLVPSSILPETEELRVSKRFDFLNHCAQYLFLGQVMALAEEVKCFPRLEWFYTELSFSLPPTKEAEVLANYMNDQERLRCGLRNHSEGGTSSSDILWSKELKERVQRRAEEDFCWLLTKDQRKTEKFLQETFIQWHHRADYLVTRKSREKREFREDLTLQKVIQQGQERKRRMQRRRSRDEERQEAIKSGRESEWDSFTHDVLPRELREALDRESDGMEDVRLSRAGTATGGWSRSMRSHPNLR; via the coding sequence ATGCTGCGGCCCACACATTTATCGCGGCTCGTCACgagcggcaccgtcgccgttACACCGTCCTGCTGGACGACGAAGCCTGCTGGCTGGTATCTTGTTCCGAGCAGCATCTTACCAGAAACAGAGGAACTGCGCGTCAGCAAGCGCTTTGATTTTCTCAATCATTGCGCCCAGTACCTCTTTCTCGGACAGGTGATGGCCCTCGCCGAGGAGGTCAAGTGCTTCCCACGGCTGGAGTGGTTCTACACCGAGCTCAGCTTTTCACTGCCACCGACGAAGGaagcggaggtgctggcgaaCTATATGAACGATCAGGAGCGTCTGCGGTGCGGTCTACGCAACCACTCTGAGGGCGGCACCAGCTCGTCCGACATTTTGTGGAGcaaggagctgaaggagcgcgtgcagcgccgcgctgaAGAAGACTTCTGCTGGCTCCTCACGAAGGATCAGCGCAAGACAGAGAAGTTCTTGCAGGAGACGTTCATTCAGTGGCACCACCGCGCGGACTACCTCGTGACGCGCAAAAGTCGCGAGAAACGCGAGTTCCGTGAAGACCTGACGCTGCAAAAGGTGATTCAGCAAGGACAGGAGCGCAAACGGCgcatgcagcggcgccgcagccgtgACGAGGAGCGGCAGGAAGCCATCAAGTCTGGCAGGGAGTCTGAGTGGGACAGCTTCACACATGACGTGCTACCGcgtgagctgcgcgaggcgctTGATCGGGAGAGCGACGGCATGGAAGATGTACGGCTCTCTCGCGCCGGCACGGCCACTGGCGGATGGAGTCGAAGCATGCGCTCTCATCCGAATCTTCGGTAA
- a CDS encoding ubiquitin-conjugating enzyme e2, putative (TriTrypDB/GeneDB-style sysID: LpmP.24.1680) has product MSLARLTRERKQLLEAQQFSGTAPSTSANTTAASVSSFNAAQGRIRADMQKLDGVMSEVKMDSMDWYVVHVSYTPVRGIWQGGTFNFRLIFSTDFPYSGPKVRYTGPRRIFHPNIEGDDGKKDWGVCLGMQTEWRPTCTIKDMVVAIEMLFALPNYDDPLPGVAKTAAQVLKDEPSRFELIARRWMGGDYIV; this is encoded by the coding sequence ATGAGCTTAGCCCGTCTTACGCGTGAGCGCAAGCAGCTCCTTGAGGCGCAGCAGTTCAGCGGAACGGCGCCGTCCACGAGCGCCAACACAACGGCCGCCTCCGTTAGCTCCTTCAACGCCGCGCAAGGGCGTATTCGCGCAGACATGCAAAAGTTGGACGGTGTCATGAGCGAGGTGAAGATGGACTCGATGGACTGGTACGTGGTGCACGTCTCCTACACCCCGGTCCGTGGCATCTGGCAAGGCGGCACATTCAACTTCCGCCTTATTTTCTCCACCGACTTCCCCTACAGCGGCCCAAAGGTGCGCTATACCGGACCGCGCCGCATCTTCCACCCCAACATCgagggcgacgacggcaaAAAGGACtggggtgtgtgtctcggGATGCAGACCGAGTGGCGGCCGACGTGCACCATAAAAGATATGGTGGTCGCGATTGAGATGCTCTTCGCACTGCCGAACTACGATGACCCGCTCCCAGGCGTGGCGAAGACAGCCGCGCAGGTTCTGAAAGACGAACCGAGTCGCTTTGAACTGATCGCGAGGCGGTGGATGGGTGGTGACTACATCGTCTAA
- a CDS encoding hypothetical protein (TriTrypDB/GeneDB-style sysID: LpmP.24.1670), with the protein MPPGKGFVKEDPLAFEKPANTDCYKMGKHGIPYTSAGGGEVYSDGTVSGLLRSVYEYLVDEHHRPSYSSTMIRGPDLHTRPPAWLEDKNTAIDGSPLTTVERNAPGYWSVAYKKELEVAEAIQEVKRQRRYEQENDLVGFMNCARRYFGLSPLLDEAAARSHVEARHRLEDEARRLRLSTALGASGDEVAHAEEGCGASSSPHPIGTLPRSGTAQSLADIPQQRSSEYGENDVRRTGRVLSAPWLALMESVETGRPLTRVVNEYRPHLDYYGLDPFLDSAPSVVWSSTKCGIAIGLAHGTTKAVQAMNVEVQFLKASGVGVLSILNMSVFASVVKWGGNTAILACAFCVGDRLMRRIKLYTLPPHDAQRRSTSNYAMGLSFSGAMVGVLPWWVLNDTRLAMRMAASGFAIGGALGLIVGLSIQQLVALNTERLDATNRQLRRYEALLARQREWAEQVRSKYTSTAYVWW; encoded by the coding sequence ATGCCGCCCGGGAAAGGCTTTGTCAAGGAGGACCCACTCGCCTTTGAGAAGCCGGCCAACACCGACTGCTACAAGATGGGCAAGCACGGCATCCCCTACACCAGCGCCGGGGGCGGCGAGGTGTacagcgacggcaccgtGAGCGGCCTTCTGCGCTCCGTCTACGAGTACCTCGTCGATGAGCACCACCGGCCGAGTTACTCGTCTACCATGATCCGAGGTCCCGACCTGCACACCCGCCCGCCAGCGTGGCTGGAAGACAAGAACACGGCCATCGATGGCTCACCGCTGACGACTGTAGAGCGCAACGCGCCGGGGTACTGGTCTGTGGCGTACAAGAAGGAGCTTGAGGTGGCGGAGGCCATTCAAGAGgtgaagcggcagcgtcggtaCGAACAAGAGAACGACCTGGTAGGCTTTATGAACTGCGCACGCCGGTACTTCGGCCTCTCCCCCCTGCtcgacgaggcggcggcgagaagCCACGTCGAAGCCCGCCACCGTCTAGAGGACGAGGCGCGACGGCTGCGCTTGTCAACAGCGCTGGGAGCCTCAGGTGACGAGGTGGCGCATGCGGAGGAGGGCTGTGGtgcgtcatcgtcgccacATCCGATCGGCACGCTTCCCCGAAGCGGTACTGCGCAGTCCCTGGCAGACatcccacagcagcgcagcagcgagtaCGGCGAAAATGATGTGCGGCGCACGGGCAGGGTGCTGTCAGCGCCGTGGTTGGCGTTGATGGAGTCTGTTGAAACAGGGCGACCCCTCACAAGAGTGGTGAACGAGTACCGTCCGCACCTCGACTACTACGGCCTCGACCCATTCCTCGACTCGGCGCCGTCTGTGGTGTGGTCCAGCACAAAGTGCGGCATTGCGATCGGTCTCGCCCACGGTACGACAAAGGCTGTGCAGGCGATGAACGTGGAGGTGCAGTTCCTGAAGGCgtcgggggtgggggtgctgTCGATCCTGAACATGTCCGTCTTTGCCAGCGTCGTAAAGTGGGGCGGAAATACTGCCATTCTCGCCTGCGCCTTCTGCGTAGGCGACCGACTGATGCGACGAATCAAGTTGTacacgctgccgccacacgatgcgcagcgccgctccacaTCGAACTACGCTATgggcctctccttctctgggGCCATGGTGGGtgtgctgccgtggtggGTGTTGAACGACACGAGGTTGGCAATGCGCATGGCGGCATCAGGGTTCGCCATCGGTGGGGCACTTGGGCTGATAGTGGGCCTGAGTATCCAACAGCTCGTGGCTCTGAACACAGAGCGGCTGGACGCGACCAACAGGCAGCTGCGTCGCTACGAGGCCCTCTTGGCTCGCCAGCGGGAGTGGGCAGAGCAGGTGCGGAGCAAATACACGAGTACCGCGTACGTCtggtggtga
- a CDS encoding hypothetical protein (TriTrypDB/GeneDB-style sysID: LpmP.24.1660), whose protein sequence is MSSNAIRAAWNGAVELKRHCSHVINTLGPQTPPEAFLYRGNAYYALGQPYFALADYNTAGSVLRLSGEHQRRCRKVLESFPETQTGVYPSTDSHLHIFVKPTLAKSCAIETINEHVGRGVRATENMPRHSVVVQPTSPWLLYPTEEGLCSHCGASLPERSFACANDSCHEEYCSRDCRQEAMAHYHAAVCCNKDYQSIELDVFAQMTEAEKAGAVAERNAAAAQLLMLRVLSTSIQKHVVPSAMGQVRILSGRLTFSPQVLSRSMLHLYERLAHALRISTIVSYEEVVGILARITANCFHRDGSVELNLPRSMLNHSCAANVAEDGQTGAMITTRDVARGEELVINYYPHLKDLAYEERTTELERRGFPCMCAKCQRRE, encoded by the coding sequence ATGAGCTCCAATGCTATCAGGGCTGCGTGGAACGGCGCGGTAGAACTGAAGCGTCACTGCAGCCACGTCATCAACACGCTAGGACCCCAGACACCGCCCGAGGCGTTCCTCTACCGCGGGAACGCCTACTACGCACTGGGGCAGCCGTACTTTGCGCTGGCCGACTACAATACGGCCGGGTCGGTGCTGAGGCTCTCCGGTGAGCACCAACGTCGCTGCAGGAAGGTGCTCGAGTCGTTCCCTGAAACGCAGACCGGGGTCTACCCCTCCACCGACTCCCATCTGCACATCTTTGTTAAGCCGACGCTAGCCAAGTCTTGCGCTATCGAAACCATCAACGAGCATGTTGGTCGTGGGGTACGGGCGACGGAGAACATGCCGCGCCACAGCGTCGTTGTACAGCCAACAAGCCCATGGCTTCTGTACCCCACGGAGGAAGGGCTGTGTTCGCACTGCGGCGCCAGCCTGCCAGAGCGCAGCTTTGCATGCGCGAATGACAGCTGTCACGAGGAATACTGCAGCCGGGACTGCCGACAGGAGGCTATGGCGCACTACCACGCAGCGGTGTGTTGCAACAAGGACTACCAGAGCATTGAATTGGATGTCTTTGCACAAAtgacggaggcggagaaggccgGCGCAGTTGCGGagcgcaacgccgccgcagcgcagctcctcatGCTGCGTGTCCTGTCGACGAGCATCCAGAAGCATGTGGTGCCGTCCGCCATGGGACAGGTCCGCATCTTGTCGGGCCGCCTCACATTTAGCCCACAAGTGCTGTCGAGGTCGATGTTGCACCTATACGAGCGCctcgcgcacgcgctgcgcATTTCCACAATTGTGTCgtacgaggaggtggtgggcaTCCTGGCGCGCATTACGGCGAATTGCTTCCACCGCGACGGCTCTGTGGAACTCAACCTGCCGCGATCGATGCTAAACCACTCCTGCGCGGCGAACGTCGCTGAAGATGGGCAAACCGGTGCCATGATCACTACACGCGACGTCGCGCGTGGCGAAGAGCTTGTCATCAATTACTACCCGCACCTGAAGGACCTGGCTTACGAAGAGCGCACAACagagctggagcggcgcGGCTTCCCTTGCATGTGCGCCAAGTGCCAGCGGCGCGAGTAG
- a CDS encoding hypothetical protein (TriTrypDB/GeneDB-style sysID: LpmP.24.1650), protein MLRTVLLLDGSDAMNSSSDYLPNYLLAMRPPLLRLVEGYLDSTPLASLGVVVMRDGISHRLLPCTTNHNEIVDVLERDVFLHGGSGNTSMENGLRMAMSELVDMREVAALVSTAAKKSSSIAAVNPRSAWKGSATQLNVIVLTASVTLIDPTDVFAVVNVMAALSIRINVVSLVGAVHVFDVCTAETGGTLYCPLNYGHLLHIVDELSAATSLVRNKKHQRGGRRQRVKRSREESDDVKADDDDNEIPHLIPIGCPVYLEAPPSNNAGSSSTASSRSFYLACPQCHLIQLSIPTTCSMCRLLLCNAPMLYSTFVSHNSLVPPAKSLRVVRGTSVPAPIITTLSAAPVPTIQNDGVVKTTTQQPVRCDLCMTNILAKAMVSHIRSGGVGSPVASSAAAASVVDESLVWQCSACASYRCNACNDFVLRKIGLCPYCLALQ, encoded by the coding sequence ATGCTGCGCACTGTTCTGCTCCTCGATGGCAGCGATGCCATGAACAGTAGCTCAGACTACCTGCCCAACTATCTGCTTGCCATGaggccaccactgctgcggtTAGTGGAGGGGTATCTGGACTCTACACCACTCGCGTCCCTtggcgtggtggtgatgcgAGACGGCATTAGCCACCGCCTACTGCCGTGCACCACGAACCACAACGAGATCGTCGACGTGCTGGAGCGCGACGTCTTTCTGCACGGGGGCTCTGGCAACACCTCAATGGAGAACGGGCTGCGGATGGCCATGTCGGAGCTGGTGGATATGCGCGAGGTAGCCGCCCTGGTGTCAACCGCGGCCAAAAAGTCGTCGTCGATTGCCGCTGTCAACCCGCGCTCAGCGTGGAAGGGATCAGCAACGCAGCTCAACGTCATTGTATTGACAGCCTCGGTCACACTGATTGACCCCACAGACGTTTTCGCCGTCGTGAACGTCATGGCCGCTTTGTCCATCCGCATTAATGTCGTCTCCCTCGTCGGTGCGGTGCACGTCTTTGACGTGTGCACCGCCGAAACAGGAGGGACGCTGTATTGCCCCCTCAACTACGGTCACCTGCTGCACATCGTAGACGAGCTGTCGGCGGCCACCTCGCTGGTGCGAAACAAGAAGCACCAGCGAGGTGGCCGCCGACAGCGAGTCAAGCGGTCTCGCGAAGAAAGTGACGATGTCAAGGCTGATGACGATGATAATGAGATACCGCATCTTATACCTATCGGATGCCCCGTGTATCTCGAGGCACCACCATCCAACAACGCAGGGTCGtcatccaccgcctcctcccgctcCTTCTACTTGGCATGCCCCCAGTGTCATCTCATCCAACTCTCTATTCCCACAACCTGCTCCATGTGCCGCCTGTTGCTGTGCAATGCGCCGATGCTGTACAGCACGTTTGTGTCGCACAACTCTCTGGTGCCACCGGCAAAGTCGCTCCGCGTGGTACGTGGCACATCGGTGCCCGCGCCGATTATTACCACCTTGAGCGCTGCCCCAGTGCCCACCATCCAAAACGACGGCGTCGTCAAAACaacgacgcagcagccagTACGGTGCGACCTCTGCATGACCAACATCCTAGCCAAGGCAATGGTGTCGCACATACGCTCTGGCGGAGTCGGTAGTCCCGTCGCctcgtcagcggcagcggcctcgGTGGTGGATGAGTCGCTGGtgtggcagtgcagcgcgtgtgcctcGTACCGTTGCAACGCCTGCAACGACTTTGTCCTCCGCAAAATCGGCCTCTGTCCCTATTGCCTGGCCCTGCAGTGA
- the CDC20 gene encoding cell division cycle protein 20, putative (TriTrypDB/GeneDB-style sysID: LpmP.24.1690) has protein sequence MVFGTPPRSAHTSTPGTSTAAAETFFASPSSPAPRRPGDATPTSVTSSHFRGASSPSSLPSQYSRHAQQHARLSPTPVSSQASVDRYVSASSRQASSISRFILTSRERKTPMLIRAAQQQQYHLSLRSPSHDPSFDMSLSLEDSYTSLTRYAVDRSPSRHAVGASPQLHRSLPRTSSSVMTPSSTLLSSVFAKMHLDPSATLHSSRERSASSHSVADVDASSGCGGQLGEDSRSSPSSVMGLEPYMTKLARTLFSDVEQTTVLPVNDTAARPLGMTACSTGGSVHAEEEEEVSSLIKDGTAVLGSSATFGRSGPRHDRTDENEDDNGGDALEESWMRCEEDEQAVLSSVANRRHVASLPTRVPLAMSEVNRFGMAEGARFDTSLGVVFECNRTRNFTTPSFRVIPHTPERILDAADMEDDFYMNLIDWSATSDILGVALQNCVYLWNAKTCGITELPRVVSTGNGMHGEGRSANAQLVCGLNWAPDGRHLAIGRNSGAVEVWDVEAQRIVHTYRQHADRTVSLSWDPLGGWLLASGSRDSTIVLRDVRERDTTSASMSSASSFSSLASATSVLRAHETEVCGLKWSPTGAMLASGGNDNQLLLWDRRSISTGSHSSGDTSGIHRHGECRPIFFLNKHTAAVKALSWNPTQPALLASGGGSHDKALRFWNSLTGECVHHINTGSQVCGVVWSRTGTELVTAHGYTDNQLSIWRYPSLRRIANLIGHTSRVLHLALSADGQTVVSAAGDETLRFWRCFPASEPRESSPHLYRSSYSSPNSFSFSSTMHGGSAGMIPGGISTSASSMARVRAVAIASGRCGSLSQDRDSRFSMNEEVELR, from the coding sequence ATGGTGTTCGGAACTCCGCCACggagcgcacacacctccacgcccggcaccagcaccgccgcggcggagactttctttgcctctccttcctcccccgcTCCACGACGCCCCGGTGATGCGACGCCTACCTCAgtcacctcctcccacttccgcggcgcctcctccccgtcctcgctgcccagCCAGTACAGCAGACAcgctcagcagcacgccCGCCTTTCGCCGACCCCGGTGTCTTCGCAGGCATCGGTGGACCGCTACGTCTCAGCCTCCTCACGACAGGCATCATCGATATCACGTTTCATCCTGACCTCCCGCGAACGAAAAACACCGATGCTTATCcgggcagcgcagcagcagcagtatcacctctccctccgcaGCCCATCGCATGATCCGTCCTTTGACATGTCCCTCTCACTGGAGGACTCCTACACTTCCCTAACTCGGTACGCTGTGGACCGAAGCCCTTCGCGCCACGCCGTCGGGGCCTCGCCGCAGCTACATAGGAGCCTTCCACGAACTAGCAGCTCTGTCATGACGCCCAGTAGCACGCTCCTCAGCAGTGTCTTCGCAAAAATGCATCTCGACCCGTCCGCCACgctccacagcagccgcgagCGTAGTGCGAGCAGTCATTCTGTAGCGGATGTGGATGCGAGCAGTGGATGTGGGGGCCAGCTTGGCGAAGACAGCAGGAGCTCGCCGTCCTCAGTGATGGGACTTGAGCCGTACATGACGAAGCTCGCGCGCACTCTCTTTAGCGATGTGGAGCAAACCACCGTGCTGCCCGTGAACGACACCGCTGCACGACCGCTGGGGATGACCGCGTGCAGCACTGGTGGCAGCGTccacgcagaggaggaggaggaggtgagtaGTCTCATTAAGGATGGAACAGCGGTGCTCGGTAGCAGCGCAACGTTTGGTCGCAGCGGTCCCCGACACGATCGAACAGACGAAAACGAAGATGACAACGGCGGTGACGCCCTAGAGGAAAGTTGGATGCGCTGCGAAGAGGACGAGCAAGCAGTACTGTCATCGGTGGCAAATCGCAGGCACGTGGCTTCGCTGCCCACCCGCGTGCCGCTTGCCATGTCTGAGGTGAATCGGTTCGGCATGGCAGAAGGTGCGCGCTTCGACACATCGCTCGGTGTCGTATTCGAGTGCAACCGCACACGCAACTTCACAACCCCCTCTTTCCGCGTAATCCCGCACACGCCAGAGCGCATCCTTGACGCAGCCGACATGGAGGACGATTTTTACATGAATCTTATCGACTGGTCGGCCACATCGGACATCTTGGGTGTCGCGCTGCAGAACTGTGTGTACTTGTGGAATGCTAAGACGTGCGGCATCACGGAGCTGCCGCGTGTCGTCTCGACTGGTAACGGGATGCATGGAGAGGGCCGATCGGCCAACGCACAGCTCGTCTGCGGCCTGAACTGGGCACCAGATGGCCGCCACCTTGCCATCGGCCGCAACAGCGGTGCGGTGGAGGTGTGGGAcgtcgaggcgcagcgaATTGTGCACACGTACCGGCAACACGCAGACCGCACCGTGTCCCTCTCCTGGGATCCTCTAGGGGGCTGGCTTCTGGCATCGGGAAGTCGCGACAGCACCATCGTCCTGCGTGATGTACGCGAGCGCGACACCACCTCCGCATCGATGTCGTCGgcgtcctccttctcctccttggctAGCGCCAcgtcggtgctgcgtgcgcatgAAACGGAGGTGTGCGGCCTCAAGTGGTCCCCGACAGGGGCTATGCTGGCGAGCGGCGGCAACGATAAtcaactgctgctgtgggatCGCCGGAGTATCTCGACGGgaagccacagcagcggcgacaccaGTGGGATCCACCGCCACGGCGAGTGTCGGCCCATTTTTTTCCTGAATAAgcacaccgcagcggtgaAAGCACTCAGCTGGAACCCGACGCAGCCGGCCCTCCTggccagcggtggcggttcGCATGACAAGGCACTGCGCTTCTGGAACTCGCTGACGGGTGAGTGCGTCCACCACATCAATACCGGCAGCCAAGTGTGCGGTGTCGTATGGAGCCGCACTGGCACGGAGCTCGTCACGGCGCACGGCTACACGGACAACCAGCTCAGTATCTGGCGCTATCCATCCCTGCGGCGCATTGCCAACCTGATTGGTCACACGTCACGCGTGCTGCACCTCGCCCTCTCAGCAGACGGTCAAACGGTCGTGTCGGCCGCCGGAGACGAGACACTTCGCTTCTGGCGCTGCTTCCCTGCCAGCGAGCCACGCGAGTCGTCGCCGCACCTGTACCGAAGCTCTTATAGCTCGCCGAACAGCTTCTCGTTTAGCTCCACCATGCATGGAGGAAGCGCAGGAATGATCCCAGGCGGCATTTCCACCTCCGCGTCCTCCATGGCCCGTGTGAGGGCGGTTGCCATCGCGTCTGGTCGGTGCGGCAGCCTCTCGCAAGACCGCGACAGCCGCTTCTCTATGAACGAAGAAGTTGAGCTACGGTGA